CTGCTCCAGGATTCCCTTTGTGTCCTTCACTGGGCACACACAGAAGCCATGAAATAATTTAGGACATTATTGGAAATACATCCGTCTTTTAAACACAGACTTTGCAGACAATGTCCTTGTCAGCAAAGCATCTCTTTGCAAAGCTTTTGGAAAGGGATGCTATAGTGTAAAAAGTtgagcaaaaaagcagcaattttggTGTGACTTAGCTTGATGTGTGGGTATTGATTACAGGCCACCTGAGGCCTTTAAGCAGCTGAAACATTATCTGCACCTTTtttatctgaatttaaaaaaaataaaaattcctcctACTTATTGCTTAGTCGGGCACCTGTGGGATGAACGAGATGAGTGCCTCCATGCTGGATTAATGATTAGTTCCTCATTCCTGGGCTCCTGTAGTTGTGGGCCAGGTGCCCAGCTGGCTGGTGGTTGTGGGGTtggcccttcccttcccaatgGTATCCAACAGCTCTGGCTcctctggaagctgctgcatCCTCACAGAAAACTGGGCTGGCCgcagtggcagtggctggaCAGGGTgcaaacaccacagcagcaccaggcaggggcaggcagagcgATTCCACAGCCCATGTCAGACCCTTGGCACTCTGCCTGCTCACCACGTTGCCACTGCTGCCTTTGCCCCGGCACGGAGACCGGGGCCACCATCcgccagcagctgctgcagtgcccgTGAGTCCATCATGGAAGGTCCCAGCTCCTGTGGAGCTGGGGGGATGGAAGAAGgtctctctcctccctctctgcagcccaCAGGGACGTGTCCTAAAATATCTTGAAGCCTTTCAGCAAGGTGAGCGTGGGAGCCTTCCTTTTGCTCTGAGCCCGCGAGGACTTGACAGTGACCAGCTTGGCCTGGGCCACCGAGGGCATCTCCTTGTAGTTGACAGGGGAGAGGCTGTTGAAGGTGCAGGTGGCCAAGCTGTGGTGGGTGGGCAGGGCCACTGGCACggccacaggcaggcagggccGCTCCTCGGAGATGAAGAGCGGCCGCACGGGAAGGTTCCACTCTGCCTGGCGCCGCACCTCCCGCACGGCCTCGTGGAAGACGTGCTGCACCCGAGCGAAGTCCTGGCATGCTGACACCTCATGGAACAGGCACCCAAACCTGCTGGCGAGGGACATCCCTTCTGCTGAGAGCACCTGCCTGGTGAGAGCAGAGGGGATGGGTGCAGGATCCCTTGGGGCACGGCAGCCACCCGAAAATAGTGCAGGTAACAGATCGTGCATCCCACGTCTCCTTCCCAAAGAGCACCAAGGTAGCAcctgcccatccctgtcctgggacaTGAATCCAAAAGagttctgcttttccaaaatcCCAGAGTAATGGTAATCACACAGCTTCTCTTGGTAGGGATGTGTTCAGGAACCCAGGGGTGGGTGTGATGACAGTGCActgggaagcagggaggaggagatggggcAGGTCCTTGCTTTGGGGAGGGAGATACCTCCATCCTGGGAGCATGAGGGCTCCAGAAATGCATGTGACTCAGGGGCCCATGGgaccacagagcagcacaaaaggCCAGAAAAACATATTGGGCACATCCAgtcctggcagtggggctggaactAGAGGGctccagggaaaggaagggcATGTCCAGAGGGGCTTCTCTGGCTCaagccctgccagggatggtgacGCTGCCTCACCACTCAGCCAAAAAACATCCTACTGAAAATACCAATGGGCTCAAAATAAACACACCAGCCCTCAGGCAGGAGATCAGAAACTTAGGGATGTGGGAGGATGTTGCAAATACTAATGGGGGTGGAAATGAAGAAATCAGATTTGGGTTTTGCATCCCAGCAGGACGGATGGGGATCTGTGAGCTGTCTCCCACGGGGAGCAGGCAGCCTTACCGCGTGCCCGGTACCTGTACTGCTCCATGTCCAGCTtgtttcccagca
The DNA window shown above is from Serinus canaria isolate serCan28SL12 chromosome 10, serCan2020, whole genome shotgun sequence and carries:
- the RASL12 gene encoding ras-like protein family member 12; protein product: MSSMFGKPRASSERPPQSPLPECNVAILGCRGAGKSALTVKFLTKRFISEYDPNLEDTYSSEELVDQQPVLLKVMDTADQDGPGNCERYLCWASAFLVVYSIDSRKSFEGCQRYLEVLALHARGCQRRCPVLLLGNKLDMEQYRQVLSAEGMSLASRFGCLFHEVSACQDFARVQHVFHEAVREVRRQAEWNLPVRPLFISEERPCLPVAVPVALPTHHSLATCTFNSLSPVNYKEMPSVAQAKLVTVKSSRAQSKRKAPTLTLLKGFKIF